The Dioscorea cayenensis subsp. rotundata cultivar TDr96_F1 chromosome 11, TDr96_F1_v2_PseudoChromosome.rev07_lg8_w22 25.fasta, whole genome shotgun sequence genomic interval gttgtgtttattgtatttGGATTGATGGTAAttagatgaaaagaaaagaaaactgtTGGGACAACTTGTTTTCTTGTAAGTAACTGATGTTTCCATTTTTTGGCCGAAGGtgcatttcatcaaataatgTGAAATGTGTTGcaataatttcaattatatttcAGTTATTTCAATGAAGTACAAAAGAAGGAGCtggacttttatttattttttaaataattattttcctaAAGTCTACCTAGAATGTGAGACTTGTTGACATTAGTCCTTCatgttaaacaataaatttgttTGTCTGTTATTCACAACTATAAGGGCATCTGTGTAATTCCAAAATTTCACACAAGTGTTTATCTGTGGAATACTCTATATTGCAATGCATAAAATTGCTCCACATTAGTTCGTGTATAACATAAAACCAATACAGAAGctcacaacaaaaataaataaataaataaataaaaaaataaaaaaataaaaattgtaccTCATATTTATCTAGAACAAAAGATGTCTTTTAACCAACGGTTTTTGGGTCTCTTACGTAGGACGTTCGTTTCGGAGAGGACCCGAGATCGAATCTCATGTTCTACACAAAGTGAGGGCACGTGGGTCGGCGTTGAACTTTACTCTCCACATACGACGTCCCCTGGATTATGCTGTctgtcgcctttctcaaaaatcttttaattaGTTTACAGCCAACTACATTTTAGATTTAAATCTAAGATTTGAGATGTTTGTGGTCAAGCAAGCAAAGTCCCCAGTTTACATCACCCAAACAACAAAATCCCAAACTTTTGAAGTTCTCTAATAACATTGAATtcagaattatatatatatatacacacatataaatTTAGAGTTACAACCAGTTTTGGTGTTTACAAAGTTTCATGACAAACAATAAGTATGAAGCAAAATATCgtaatttttacaataaatgTAAGGACCgcaaaaaaatcaagtaaatcaATTTAATTCGCCATCAATGTGTTGGTAATTGGCATTCCATAAATACCCTCTCCAAACTCCAGCAATGTGCCTTTAAAGTTCATCAACGGACATGCATCTCCAAGTACACGTGGAAAGATCACACACGTCGATGAGTTGAAAATTTGGGCGTTAGTGATGGCCTACCCATTCTAAAATTTCTCAACCGaataataaacttttaaaaaaaaattataaatgaattcattcattcatcGTTTGCTCTCGAGTCTTCGTTTTTCGCTTTAGATTTCGAAAGCTCTCCCTCTTCTGCTTCTTCTCCCGTTCGTGACATTCCAATCCTTTGATCCCGAGATGAGCGCCGGCGAGTTGCTTGGGATCGAGCCCTTGGAGCTGAGATTCCCATGTATGCGTTTTTTTTGGTCTCTCTCTtggatttggttttgattcgtgtttttgtgattttctttttgtttttgggtttttgtggGTTCTCTTTTTGCTGATTTTTGGTTCTTTTATTGATGAAGTTGAGTTGAAGAAGCAGATCTCGTGTTCTCTCCAGCTATCGAACAAGACCGATGAGTATGTTGCTTTCAAGGTATGGGCTTTCCAAGGCTTGGGCGAACTTTTGAAAATCTCCcaaagtttggatttttttttttctaggtttattcgtgaattcatttttttttttctcggtGTGGAAATTGATGTTAATATGTGCTGATTTTTAGGTCAAAACGACGAGCCCTAAGAAGTACTGTGTTAGACCTAACACTGGAGTGGTGTTGCCGAGGTCCACGTGCGATGTTATTGGTACgttcattctgatttttttgttttcttatatgtatatatacgctttttagttgttttggcaaacattcttttctttttcattggaattattaattatttttgagaaatttggGTTTTTGTTGTATTCTTAAATGTATTTTCAGTAACAATGCAAGCACAGAGGGAAATGCCGCCGGATATGCAGTGCAAGGACAAGTTTCTTGTACAGAGTGTTGTGACAGGCCATGGCGCAAGCCCTAAGGACATTACTCCGGAAATGGTATTTGTTTTTTCCTATATATTAACTAGCATTTTGTTTCTGTTGTTATTATCAAATAGAATTTGATAGTTATGTACAgagattgatttggtgttgtttGTGTGTGATCTGGACCTGTTAAGTTTACCAAAGAGTCCGGCAATGCTGTGGAAGAGGTAAAGTTGAGAGTTGTCTATGTGTCGCCCCCGCAGCCGCCCTCTCCAGTTCCTGAAGGATCTGAGGAGGGCTCATCACCTAGACCCTCTATATCTGACAATGGAAATGTGGCCGCCTCTGAACTTGTTAATGTAAGGATTTCGAGATTTATGATCTTGAGCAGGTTGGTTTCTCTGTAATCTTTGTGAGACTGATTAGTCACTTCTCTCTTTGTAATGGTTGCAGGCGGCAAGGGCATTTGATGAACCTCAAGAAAAATCTTCAGAGGTTAGTTTGATACGCCTTTTGCTTAATTTGCATTCATGAGATAGTTAAATGGAACTTGGAGATACAATAATAGgctttattcttttgttttacatttgttttttatgGTGTTCGTCTCTACACTTTATTGATCTGTCTCTATGTTTAGTCAGACTCTACTTAATTTATTTAGCTTAAGTCTAAACTACAAGGTTCTGAATTttctacttaaattttttttaatcacccTTAATAATCATTTGCTTGGATGAGTTAGTTGCTCTTCCAATTTTCTGTTGTTCATGTATGAAGTGAGATGTTATATGAGGAATTAATCAGTGTATATTCAACTATTATCATTTCTTTAAATCAACTGCTTACAGTTCAAAACTTTAGAACTGTGAAATTTGTCAGGATTGATAGTATTGTTTAGACTGAAGATGAATCAAAGGATGGAAAGCAATTTGCATATTTTGTTTAGCTTGGTTCAGGCTGGTTTGCTAACTATGTAGAAATTTCCAAGGTTGCTATGGAAGTTGTGTTTCTCCTTTTCCTTAGAAATAGTGGCATGCTGTACTTAATGACCTTAAACAAAGAAATACATCACTATTTTGCATCAAAACTAATTCTTTTGACTGtgttgaaggaaaaaaaaaatcttggatAGCTGCTTGCTCTCTAATTGTGTGCGGCTTGTTCAGTATGccattttgtaagaaattataacTACTAAGTTCATGAGCAGAAGCATGGGAGCACAATCTAGAGAGTAATGACACTACCTGTGCTTTGCTGGTATTAGGTTTGGCTACAATGGACCCTAGAGGCCATAGTATATCACTCCTTCATTCTCGTTATCTATAACAATCTTTCAAAATAATG includes:
- the LOC120272303 gene encoding vesicle-associated protein 1-2, whose amino-acid sequence is MSAGELLGIEPLELRFPFELKKQISCSLQLSNKTDEYVAFKVKTTSPKKYCVRPNTGVVLPRSTCDVIVTMQAQREMPPDMQCKDKFLVQSVVTGHGASPKDITPEMFTKESGNAVEEVKLRVVYVSPPQPPSPVPEGSEEGSSPRPSISDNGNVAASELVNAARAFDEPQEKSSETKALILRLSEEKNSAIQLNNKLLQELDLLRREVSKKQRGGFSFMFVIIVVLIGIVLGYLMKT